One Ornithodoros turicata isolate Travis unplaced genomic scaffold, ASM3712646v1 ctg00000783.1, whole genome shotgun sequence DNA segment encodes these proteins:
- the LOC135374880 gene encoding zinc finger protein ZFP2-like, translated as MPLPTQLGNPFGRGRPSDKRWKKDTNKEEARDTCVYKSSRAGPLESRLQGMPLPPEFRGRVLRVKLEPLDVACLAGEGQAHQQHCGMTAGTCDIKQEPREESSKEHAIIKVKTEPYEVVILTGQDLMGHNCQSTSEGEKSTQNFANNFSLMPSQLGNPFGRGRPSDKRRKKDTNKEEARDTCVYKSSRAGPLESRLGEMPLPPEFRGRVVRVKLEPLDVACLAEEGQAHQQHCGMTAGTCDIKQEPREESSKEHAIMKVKTEPYNVAILTGQDLKGHNCQSTSEDAQMGEKCSGRNIYPAALWTSGSDENHVANHTDKRPYKSDVCPAEFSLSGNTKQHKQTRSCKKPYKCDVCPAKFSRSSDVQRHKRAHTVEKPYKCDVCHAEFRQSWTLQQHKRTHTGEKPYKCNVCPAKFRQTGQLWHHKRTHTGEKPHKCDVCLAKFSRSWHLQQHKRTHTGEKPYKCDVCPAKFSRSWYLQQHKRTHTGEKPYKCNVCPAKFSQSGILQRHKRTHTGVSACDARRQGEKPYKCDVCPAKFSRGADLRKHMRTHTGEKPYKCDVCKAKFRQRRTLSRHKRTHTDLRHSTNLQCNKKTYMGVKTYKCNLSTAEFMYSTSTQS; from the exons ATGCCTCTTCCGACTCAACTGGGAAACCCATTCGGACGTGGTCGACCCTCTGACAAACG ATGGAAGAAGGACACCAATAAGGAAGAAGCAAGAGATACTTGCGTCTACAAGTCATCACGTGCAGGCCCCTTGGAATCGCGACTCCAAGGAATGCCGCTCCCCCCGGAGTTCCGTGGTCGGGTCTTAAGAGTGAAATTGGAACCGCTTGATGTAGCATGCCTAGCAGGAGAGGGCCAGGCACATCAACAGCACTGCG GCATGACAGCTGGGACGTGTGACATTAAACAAGAACCTCGAGAGGAATCTTCAAAGGAACATGCAATCATCAAAGTCAAAACGGAGCCTTATGAAGTTGTAATCTTGACTGGGCAGGACCTAATGGGGCACAACTGTCAGTCAACATcagaag GAGAAAAGTCTACGCAAAATTTCGCCAATAACTTCTCACTGATGCCGTCTCAACTGGGAAACCCATTCGGACGTGGTCGACCCTCTGACAAACG ACGGAAGAAGGACACCAATAAGGAAGAAGCAAGAGATACTTGCGTCTACAAGTCATCACGTGCAGGCCCCTTGGAATCGCGACTCGGAGAAATGCCGCTCCCCCCGGAGTTCCGTGGTCGGGTCGTGAGAGTGAAATTGGAACCGCTTGATGTAGCATGCCTAGCAGAAGAGGGCCAGGCACATCAACAGCACTGCG GCATGACAGCTGGGACGTGTGACATTAAACAAGAACCTCGAGAGGAATCTTCAAAGGAACATGCAATCATGAAAGTCAAAACGGAGCCTTATAACGTTGCAATCTTGACTGGGCAGGATCTAAAGGGACACAACTGTCAGTCAACATcagaag ATGCTCAGATGGGAGAGAAGTGTTCTGGGCGCAACATCTATCCCGCTGCATTGTGGACGTCTGGAAGTGATGAGAACCATGTGGCGAACCATACTGACAAGAGGCCATACAAgagcgatgtctgccctgcagagttcagcctgagTGGGAACACAAAGCAGCACAAGCAGACACGTTCATGCaagaaaccatacaagtgcgatgtctgccctgcgaaGTTCAGCCGCAGTTcggacgtacagcggcacaagCGGGCACACACGGTcgagaaaccatacaagtgtgatgtctgccacGCAGAGTTCCGTCAGAGCTGGaccctacagcagcacaagcggacacacacgggtgagaagccatacaagtgcaatgtctgcccCGCGAAGTTCAGGCAGACCGGACAGTTATGgcatcacaagcggacacacacaggcgagaagccacatAAGTGCGATGTCTGTCTTGCAAAGTTCAGCCGCAGTTggcacctacagcagcacaagcggacacacacgggtgagaagccatacaaatgcgatgtctgccctgcgaaGTTCAGCCGCAGTTGgtacctacagcagcacaagcggacacacacgggcgagaaaccatacaagtgcaatgtctgccctgcgAAGTTCAGCCAGAGTGGGATCCTACAGcggcacaagcggacacacacgggcgtgTCCGCTTGTGATGCGAGAAGGcaaggcgagaagccatacaagtgcgatgtctgccccgCAAAGTTCAGCAGGGGCGCGGACCTAAGGAAGCATATgcggacacacacgggagagaagccatacaagtgtgatgtctgcaaAGCAAAGTTCAGACAGCGCAGAACCTTGTcacgtcacaagcggacacacacgg ACCTGAGGCACAGTACAAACCTGCAGTGTAACAAGAAGACCTACATGGGTGTGAAGACATACAAATGCAACCTCTCTACTGCAGAGTTCATGTACAGCACGAGCACACAGAGTTAG
- the LOC135374881 gene encoding zinc finger protein 709-like: MDREPEGLRATEPVAYHFSLVMGSGLSESRAEERRRKKAEAARRRRQAESEEARKARLAADAAAKRRKRSAESDEVRQQRKAKGAEARRKRFERNPALRDAAARAQRQRRAASASLREAEAEAKRRKRRRAAGRQRIGATANTVKGDFRDVCSVCDRLWHKKDLAPLPEGKRNVLESAFPDQDLSSFKVCRTCMQSVETDKVLNRSTSNEDTHLPALDTVRNETVEPVAKPCPRGEKQVTDEMSMRCETVEPVVKSYPSGEEPVTNEIGRGGETVEPVAKAYPCGEKQVTNELDIRGETVEPVAKSCPRGEKQVMDEMERGGKTIEPVARSHSCGEEQVVDKMVKAGETIRAVVKLYPCGWKLGYSIPTPWMKSSSPISVGRFSYMRSIGTQKYPTTSTRGTQTFQTYPSRYDSDDRGVVSSKHALCDTAFSCEESLEKHHRAKHLHKGGKHQCRFCDYCSNHLSHVKEHERRHTGEKPYVCRVCAKSYRRNDNLKKHLRTVHEEP, encoded by the exons ATGGATCGAGAACCGGAAGGATTGCGAGCGACAGAACCTGTAGCGTATCACTTTTCGCTTGTCATGGGATCCGGCCTTTCTGAAAGCCGTGcggaggagcggcggcgaaagaaagctgaggctgcgagacggcgccgccaagcggaatcggaggaagcccgaaaggccCGTCTGGCAGCGGATGCTGCTGCAAAGCGACGAAAGCGAAGTGCAGAGAGTGATGAAGTGCGTCAGCAGCGGAAAGCCAAGGGGGCAGAGGCCAGGCGTAAGAGATTCGAAAGGAATCCCGCCCTACGCGATGCCGCGGCACGAGCGCAACGGCAGAGACGTGCTGCGAGTGCAAGCTTACGGGAAGCAGAGGCCGAGGCGAAGCGACGCAAGCGGCGACGAGCAGCCGGGCGGCAACGCATAGGAGCCACCGCTAATACCGTCAAGGGAGACTTCCGCGACGTCTGCTCTGTGTGCGACAGACTTTGGCACAAGAAGGACCTCGCTCCACTACCAGAGGGTAAACGGAACGTGTTGGAAAGTGCGTTCCCTGACCAAGACCTCTCGAGTTTCAAGGTGTGCCGTACGTGTATGCAGTCCGTAGAGACTGACAAAGTGCTGAATCGCTCGACCTCGAACGAAGACACGCACCTGCCTGCCCTTGACACG GTGAGGAACGAGACCGTTGAACCTGTCGCCAAGCCGTGCCCCCGTGGAGAGAAACAG GTGACGGACGAAATGAGCATGAGGTGCGAGACCGTTGAACCTGTCGTGAAGTCATACCCTAGCGGAGAGGAACCG GTGACGAATGAGATAGGGAGAGGAGGCGAGACCGTTGAACCTGTCGCCAAGGCATATCCCTGTGGAGAGAAACAG GTGACTAACGAGCTGGACATTAGAGGGGAGACCGTCGAACCTGTTGCCAAGTCATGCCCCCGTGGAGAGAAACAG GTGATGGacgagatggagagaggaggcAAGACCATTGAACCTGTTGCCAGGTCACACTCCTGTGGAGAGGAACAG GTGGTGGACAAGATGGTGAAAGCAGGTGAAACCATTCGAGCTGTAGTCAAGTTGTACCCCTGTGGATGGAAACTG GGGTACTCCATTCCCACTCCATGGATGAAGTCTTCGAGTCCCATCTCTGTGGGTCGTTTCAGTTACATGCGTTCTATTGGAACGCAGAAATATCCGACTACCTCCACCAGGGGCACGCAGACGTTCCAAACGTATCCAAGCCGGT ACGACAGTGATGACAGAGGCGTGGTCTCCTCAAAGCATGCCCTGTGTGACACTGCTTTCTCCTGTGAAGAGTCCCTGGAGAAGCACCACAGGGCCAAGCACCTGCACAAAGGAGGCAAGCACCAGTGTCGCTTCTGTGACTACTGCAGCAATCATCTGTCCCACGTTAAGGAACATGAAAGGAGACACACGGGAGAGAAACCATACGTGTGTCGGGTGTGTGCCAAGAGTTACCGGAGGAACGACAACTTGAAGAAGCATTTAAGGACAGTACACGAGGAACCGTGA